Sequence from the Leptospira bourretii genome:
AGGAACTAAAGCAAACTCGCGTAAGGTGCCCAGAAGTGGGCCACCGATTGTATGACGCATTTCTGCATGGGTTGCTTCTTTTGCTATCCACTTGGGTGCAAACGTGAGAAGAACCCGATCTCCCACTTTCCATTCGTTGACTTCTGAACCAATCGCAACAACCTCGCCTGCACCATCACTACAGGGAACCAAAGGGAGTGGAAATTTAGGATTGTATTTACCTTCGACAACTAAAGAGTCTCGGTAGTTTAAAGAAGCTGCATGCAACCGAACGAGCACTTCCGTAGCACCCGGACTAGCAGGTTCCGGAACCTCTACAATTTTTAAATGATCCAAACCAAAATGACTGACCTGTGCTTGTTTCATTGTTTACCCAAAAACCCTTCTGATTAAAAATATAACAAAGATAATGCGAATTACTTATTTAAAACAATTTCGCCTTTTTCATTTAAAGGGAAAAATGGATTGAAGGCTACTTCAAAAATATGGCCATCAAAGTCTTTAAAATATCCGCTATACCCTCCCCAAAATACTTTTTGTGGTTCTTTCAGAATCGTTGCACCTAACGCGCGCACCTTATTGATTACAACATCAACTTCCGCCTCACTAGTCTGGTTTTGTGCAAGTGTAATTCCTGAAAACTCTTGACGTTTTTGAAAAGGGATTCCTATGTCTTCAGCCAAAGCCTCTTCACCAAACAGAGAAAGTACGATCGTACCAATTTGGAAGAAAGCAACATTATCGTTACTTTCTTCTGATCGTTTCCAACCAAGACCCTTTTCATAGAAGTCGATGGAACGTTGTAAATTGGAAACACCCAGGGTGACTAAATTGATTCGTGGATACATAAACGAACTCCTTTTGCGAAAATATGAACTTTAGAGAAATTAAAAATATGAAAGCGGGATTTGGATTCACAAAACAAAGGTTTCATGGTAGATGGAGCCATTGGGTGGCGGGTGGATAACCCCACCCAGTCTAAATAGGGCGGGGACATGTACTCTAAATACACACTTGGAAAAAATTACTTCTTTCCAAGTCCTGTAGTTTTTGCACCAACGAGGATTGACATGTTTCCTGCTGGGTGTTTGTTTTCTCTCATCAATTGGTGGCACTCACCTGTTTGATCGAAAGTAAAAGTTTGTGCCAATACTGGATCCACTTTTTTATCAATCACCAATTGGTTGAGGTCACGACAGTTGTCGTCGTTTGCGAAGTGAGAACCTTGCAGACGTTTTTGTCTCATCCACAGATAACGTAAGTCAGCTGTTGCGTTAAAACCAGTCGTTCCAGCACAAATCACAACCATACCACCTGTTTCACAGACAAATACGGAAGTCGGAAGTGTGGTTTCACCTGGGTGTTCAAAAACGATTTGAGGGTTTTTGCCTTTTCCAGCAATGTCCCAAATTGCTTTACCAAACTCACGTGCTTGTTTGGTCCATTCAACAAATGCTTCTGGTTTGTTGATATCAGAAGTAAGTCCACCCCAATGTTTAAACTTGTTACGGTTGATCACACCAGCAGCACCTAAGTTTTTACAAAAATCAATTTTGTCATCAGAAGAAACAACAGCGATTGGAATTCCGCCAGCTGCTTTTACAATTTGGATTGCCATAGCACCTAGTCCACCTGCTCC
This genomic interval carries:
- a CDS encoding VOC family protein, whose protein sequence is MYPRINLVTLGVSNLQRSIDFYEKGLGWKRSEESNDNVAFFQIGTIVLSLFGEEALAEDIGIPFQKRQEFSGITLAQNQTSEAEVDVVINKVRALGATILKEPQKVFWGGYSGYFKDFDGHIFEVAFNPFFPLNEKGEIVLNK